Genomic window (Salvelinus alpinus chromosome 26, SLU_Salpinus.1, whole genome shotgun sequence):
ATTCCAAAAACAACCCTTATGTACTGCATCACTCCAAGGAGGGATCACAATCTAGAAGGATTCATTTACATGGTTTCATGAGGTTTAGATTTATTTACATCTGTTTTTTTTACCATCTCCTCTCGGTTAGCTATTGGTGATCCAACTATGTTTCCTAGGAAGGGGGAATGTCCTTGGGCACTAGAGAGGGTCTAATCAGTGAAAGAAAAGCTCCACTGTCTGTTCTGAATCCTGTCTTCTTCAGCAGACGACACATCCACCTTTCAACTCCTTGAATGGGTTCTTGTCTTCTGCGATGCCTTTGACCAGAGTGTCCTCTTCTACACCGGCCTGAACCGCCTCCATAAACTCAGTACAGCACTTAGACGTCTGTCATACAAAAGAAGGGTTAACATGTAACACACACAATATCAGGAATGCATTTACATTTTACGACTACGTGAACAGcgacttttcagttactggctccTGACCGCTAGGTTACCTGTCATTACAGTCTCTTTTGATGACCAATCCATTCCACTTTGGAACATTTCATGGCTTTTTATCCATGTACAAATGTATTACTATTCCACCTATTATTATTACATAGAAATTACTTTTACAATTGGAAAAATTATCAATCAAAGTAAAGTGGTCAAATTTACCATCCATCTCTCAAGCTTGACT
Coding sequences:
- the gngt1 gene encoding guanine nucleotide-binding protein G(T) subunit gamma-T1, whose amino-acid sequence is MPGVINMDELTDVDKAKMERDQKKIEVKLERWMTSKCCTEFMEAVQAGVEEDTLVKGIAEDKNPFKELKGGCVVC